The sequence below is a genomic window from Chromatiales bacterium.
GTTAAAGCGTTTTGTTTGGATATATTAAGAATTTATGAAAAGCATGGAATAAACGGACATATCGAATGGGAAAAGTAAGTTTATAACATAAGTTATTTTTAATAGCACAAAATAGTTGACATGCTCACAGATTAGCTATTTTTTATTCGTGGGTGGTAATTCTAGCGGGGTAATTAGTTTTATATATGGTAATGCTACCGGAGCTCGCTGTTTGAAGTATTTCTGAGCATGTTTAGGTAGCCATTCTCTGTTGAAATAGTCTTTAAAGTCAGCAAGGTGTTTATTAGGATAGAGCCGTGCTTGAACATCTTTTCTATTGTCAGAGAATTCATGATTATATGTAGGAAAACTTTCTGGGTGTATTCCTTTTTTGCGTAAAAAACCTGAGAACATTCTCCCAGTGGAAGCATCAGGAATCATTTTATCTGGCATGACAAACCCAGCTTCTTCTAAAGGTGCTATTAAGTTCAAGTAAATTTCATTCAGCATAGAGAAATGAGTATGTGGTATTTTTGACCTATTTTTTATATATCTTTTAACATGGTATGGCATATGACCTGATACCTGACCTGTTA
It includes:
- a CDS encoding KilA-N domain-containing protein; this encodes MTINSHLSFPTQLPLIGHKLGNELISQRPKDGYINATALCKAAGKSFYDYVRLNSTKDFLQELSTETGIPVSALYQTLKGGNQPELQGTWVHPDVATHLAQWLSPKFAVQVSKWVREWLTGQVSGHMPYHVKRYIKNRSKIPHTHFSMLNEIYLNLIAPLEEAGFVMPDKMIPDASTGRMFSGFLRKKGIHPESFPTYNHEFSDNRKDVQARLYPNKHLADFKDYFNREWLPKHAQKYFKQRAPVALPYIKLITPLELPPTNKK